In Limibacter armeniacum, a single window of DNA contains:
- a CDS encoding helix-turn-helix transcriptional regulator, giving the protein MIDERCMTAPQLAEALGRSVGSVYQLKHKGVIPFYTAGGPKQTRYDLEEVKTALSNHYRQYRGECISEMRAEAEFQNRKRQMQ; this is encoded by the coding sequence ATGATAGACGAGAGATGCATGACAGCTCCACAGTTGGCCGAGGCATTAGGTCGAAGTGTGGGGAGTGTCTACCAATTAAAGCATAAGGGAGTAATTCCTTTTTACACAGCAGGTGGTCCAAAGCAAACAAGGTACGACCTAGAAGAAGTCAAGACAGCTTTATCCAATCATTACAGACAGTACAGGGGAGAGTGTATATCTGAGATGAGGGCAGAGGCTGAGTTTCAAAACCGCAAAAGACAAATGCAGTAG
- a CDS encoding PD-(D/E)XK nuclease-like domain-containing protein has product MTQKQDYYSIKDRVSNSSLSYLKQSPMHFKAFLDGDLDKDTNPMNFGRYLHEKVLEPHKVDKRWAVKQDGRTKVGKAANAEALEAGLQLISQDEADKAKDLAESLSKCDTLDYHLNFFRKDTLLEHEIFFEMEGVPCKSKLDMVVKGKFVLDLKTAASAKPEEFKRKATFAYDYDRQAAFYKAAAEAAGLWEEGMKFYFLAVEKEPPYAWSLIEVDDTILKRGERKYKELLELYKECKAKNEWPGYGADLWEDETEREMTFEATPVSAADISMSEMMQMLGMPQKSNNVAYTKPRYRLSKKLGEWAATPIS; this is encoded by the coding sequence ATGACACAAAAACAAGACTATTACAGCATCAAAGACAGGGTGAGCAATAGCTCCCTGTCTTACCTGAAACAAAGCCCGATGCACTTCAAGGCATTCCTTGATGGTGATCTGGACAAGGATACTAACCCTATGAACTTTGGCAGATACCTGCATGAGAAAGTGCTGGAGCCCCATAAGGTGGACAAGCGATGGGCGGTAAAGCAGGATGGCAGGACAAAGGTTGGCAAGGCAGCAAACGCTGAAGCCTTGGAAGCTGGCTTGCAGCTGATCAGTCAGGATGAAGCCGACAAGGCTAAGGATTTGGCTGAGTCACTCAGTAAATGTGATACACTGGATTACCATCTCAACTTTTTCAGGAAAGATACACTACTGGAGCATGAAATCTTCTTTGAGATGGAAGGTGTGCCCTGCAAGTCCAAGCTGGATATGGTGGTGAAAGGGAAGTTTGTACTAGACCTCAAGACTGCTGCCAGCGCCAAGCCTGAAGAGTTCAAGCGTAAAGCCACATTCGCCTATGATTATGACCGTCAGGCAGCATTTTACAAGGCTGCTGCTGAAGCTGCAGGACTGTGGGAAGAGGGAATGAAATTCTATTTCCTCGCAGTGGAAAAAGAGCCGCCTTATGCCTGGTCATTGATTGAGGTGGATGATACCATCCTCAAACGTGGCGAGCGAAAGTACAAGGAGCTGCTGGAACTTTACAAGGAATGCAAAGCGAAGAATGAGTGGCCCGGTTACGGTGCTGACCTGTGGGAAGATGAGACTGAAAGAGAAATGACGTTTGAGGCTACTCCCGTAAGTGCTGCGGATATTTCTATGAGTGAGATGATGCAGATGTTAGGCATGCCTCAAAAATCGAATAACGTAGCGTACACGAAGCCCCGTTATCGCCTATCCAAAAAATTAGGAGAATGGGCAGCTACTCCCATCAGCTAA